A single region of the Buchnera aphidicola (Formosaphis micheliae) genome encodes:
- the rplA gene encoding 50S ribosomal protein L1, which produces MPKLTKRMLLIKNKTKLKKQYNINESILLLKEFAIKTFNESIDVSIQLGIDAKKSDQNIRGTTILPHGIGKTIKTAVFAQGDNIKLAKSAGADFIGMENLVDLIKNKKIIFDVVIASPDTMPIVSKLGSILGPKGLMPNPKLGTVTDNIYQTVKNIKTGQIRYKNDKNGIIHTTIGKINFPQQNIQENLNALLVSLKKNKPSHSKGVFIKKITLSTTMGAGLTIDQKHFV; this is translated from the coding sequence ATGCCGAAATTAACAAAAAGAATGCTATTAATAAAAAACAAAACTAAACTAAAAAAACAATATAACATTAATGAAAGTATTCTACTGTTAAAAGAATTTGCAATAAAAACATTTAATGAAAGTATAGATGTATCCATTCAATTAGGTATCGATGCAAAAAAATCAGACCAAAACATCCGCGGAACAACTATTCTACCACATGGTATTGGTAAAACCATCAAAACAGCTGTATTTGCTCAAGGAGATAATATAAAATTAGCAAAATCTGCTGGAGCTGATTTTATTGGTATGGAAAATCTAGTTGATTTAATAAAAAATAAAAAAATAATTTTTGACGTTGTTATCGCTTCTCCTGACACTATGCCAATAGTTAGCAAATTAGGGTCTATTTTAGGACCGAAAGGTCTCATGCCTAATCCCAAATTAGGTACAGTAACAGATAATATTTATCAAACAGTAAAAAATATTAAAACAGGGCAAATACGTTACAAAAATGATAAAAATGGAATTATTCATACTACTATTGGAAAAATTAACTTTCCTCAACAAAATATTCAAGAAAACTTAAATGCATTATTAGTTTCTTTAAAAAAAAATAAACCTTCTCACTCAAAAGGAGTTTTTATCAAAAAAATTACATTATCAACTACCATGGGAGCTGGTTTAACTATTGATCAAAAACACTTTGTTTAA
- the nusG gene encoding transcription termination/antitermination protein NusG codes for MYDNQKKRWYVLQAFSGFENKIAQAIREHIKLNNMEKLFGDIMVPSEEVIEIRGGKRKKSEYKFFPGYVLIQMIMNELSWHLVRNVPRVLGFIGGKSDRPSPISDKEVDAIITRLKKIGNKPRPKTLFEPGEIVRVNNGPFSDFNGIVEEIDYDKNRLKVSVSIFGRATPVELDFIQVEKN; via the coding sequence ATGTATGATAATCAAAAAAAAAGATGGTATGTACTACAAGCATTTTCTGGATTTGAAAATAAAATAGCACAAGCAATTCGAGAACATATCAAATTAAATAATATGGAAAAATTATTTGGAGACATTATGGTTCCTAGTGAAGAAGTTATAGAAATTCGTGGAGGAAAACGTAAAAAAAGCGAATATAAATTTTTTCCAGGATATGTATTAATTCAAATGATTATGAATGAACTAAGCTGGCATTTAGTTAGAAATGTACCACGAGTCCTGGGTTTTATAGGAGGTAAATCCGATCGACCTTCTCCTATCAGTGACAAAGAAGTAGATGCAATTATTACAAGATTAAAGAAAATTGGTAATAAACCAAGACCAAAAACTCTTTTTGAACCAGGAGAAATAGTCAGAGTTAATAACGGTCCTTTTTCTGATTTTAATGGAATAGTAGAAGAAATTGATTATGATAAAAATAGATTAAAAGTCTCTGTATCCATATTTGGCAGAGCAACTCCTGTAGAATTAGATTTTATACAAGTTGAAAAAAACTAA
- the rplK gene encoding 50S ribosomal protein L11, translating to MAKKIQHYIKLQVAAGMANPSPPVGPVLGQKGVNIIEFCKAFNLKTENMEKGLPIPVIITVYTDRSFTFITKTPPASILLKKIAGIKSGSSKPNQDKIGTVTKKQILDIASIKQKDMTGANLEKMSKSIAGTARSIGLIVEE from the coding sequence ATGGCTAAAAAAATACAACACTATATCAAATTACAAGTAGCTGCAGGAATGGCTAATCCAAGTCCTCCCGTAGGTCCCGTATTAGGTCAAAAAGGAGTAAATATTATAGAATTTTGTAAAGCTTTTAATTTAAAAACAGAAAATATGGAAAAAGGCCTTCCTATTCCAGTAATTATCACTGTATATACTGATCGCTCATTTACTTTTATAACAAAAACACCTCCTGCTTCTATTTTACTAAAAAAAATAGCAGGAATTAAATCTGGTTCTAGTAAACCAAATCAAGATAAAATTGGAACAGTAACAAAAAAACAAATTTTAGACATAGCGTCCATAAAACAAAAAGATATGACAGGTGCTAATCTTGAAAAAATGTCTAAATCAATAGCCGGAACTGCCCGTTCTATTGGTTTGATAGTAGAGGAATAA